The proteins below are encoded in one region of Effusibacillus dendaii:
- a CDS encoding AMP-binding protein, producing MPESVTVVVHDPQLTDHDFQPELADSKLDQQFAEVSFEQVKKGKSDNLSVELNFGDTANIIYTSGTTGPSKGVAQPFRWINGYTFKRKLLNREDVIYNDLPLYHVGGAFFNIAREAFVGCSVAAWDKFSLHHFGDRIHKSGSPVATLLDVMIPWLLKAEKPDDRRNSLNKVHMQPLPEYHYQVAKRFGIDFVTVGFGQTESGAGFSGLIHELDETEGTPDDLYKGYSRREIMEIASNYGMPVRDGKTDFKKGYMGAPSSLVEAAILNEKDEPCKIGEVGQIAISPEALGGRKAFD from the coding sequence TTGCCCGAAAGCGTAACCGTCGTGGTCCACGATCCGCAGCTGACAGACCATGATTTTCAGCCTGAACTGGCGGACAGCAAGCTGGATCAACAATTTGCCGAAGTATCGTTTGAACAGGTAAAGAAGGGTAAATCGGACAATTTGAGCGTGGAGTTAAACTTTGGGGATACAGCCAATATTATTTATACGTCAGGCACCACAGGTCCCTCCAAAGGTGTGGCGCAGCCGTTTCGTTGGATCAATGGCTACACATTTAAGAGAAAGCTGCTGAACAGAGAAGATGTCATTTACAACGACCTTCCGCTTTATCATGTCGGCGGGGCATTTTTTAATATTGCACGGGAAGCTTTTGTAGGGTGCTCGGTTGCCGCATGGGATAAATTCAGCCTGCATCATTTTGGGGACAGAATCCATAAAAGCGGCTCGCCTGTCGCCACACTGCTGGATGTCATGATCCCCTGGCTTTTGAAAGCGGAAAAACCGGACGATCGAAGAAACTCATTAAATAAAGTCCACATGCAGCCGCTCCCCGAATATCACTATCAGGTGGCCAAAAGATTCGGCATTGATTTTGTCACTGTCGGTTTTGGTCAAACGGAATCCGGAGCCGGATTCTCAGGTTTAATCCATGAACTGGATGAAACGGAAGGAACGCCGGATGACCTGTACAAGGGGTATTCCCGACGGGAAATCATGGAGATCGCAAGCAATTATGGCATGCCTGTCCGCGATGGCAAGACCGATTTTAAAAAAGGGTATATGGGAGCGCCATCTTCATTGGTGGAAGCGGCCATCCTAAATGAAAAAGATGAACCTTGCAAAATCGGCGAAGTTGGGCAAATCGCTATATCGCCGGAGGCACTGGGCGGCCGGAAAGCATTTGATTGA